The following coding sequences are from one Betaproteobacteria bacterium window:
- a CDS encoding NADAR family protein yields MNKIKKERAQSISLIEQDQPPLTEIHFYRSNEKPYGVFSNLFRRAIAFEGVEFPTAEHAYQAGKARKEAVRKWILSAPTPSLVAMAAHGLYTWDIVPNWSKIKFDRMREVLRAKYTQHEDLRTLLLSTGEARLVESCRTDNPVNRTWGEVKGKGLNMLGVLLMEIRTELRQAEKLTARKKKVQVRGKAARQENKLAEVN; encoded by the coding sequence CGTTGATCGAGCAAGATCAGCCGCCCTTGACCGAGATACATTTCTATCGATCCAATGAGAAACCGTATGGGGTCTTTAGTAACTTATTCAGGCGCGCCATCGCATTTGAAGGAGTCGAATTTCCGACGGCAGAGCACGCGTATCAAGCTGGCAAAGCTCGCAAAGAGGCTGTGCGCAAATGGATATTGAGTGCGCCAACGCCTTCATTGGTGGCAATGGCTGCACACGGTCTCTATACATGGGACATCGTTCCGAATTGGTCAAAAATAAAATTCGATCGAATGCGCGAAGTCCTGCGAGCCAAATACACACAACACGAGGACTTGCGAACACTGCTTTTGTCTACTGGCGAAGCGCGGCTGGTTGAATCGTGCCGCACGGACAATCCAGTCAACAGGACCTGGGGAGAAGTAAAGGGCAAGGGGCTCAATATGCTCGGCGTGTTGCTCATGGAAATTCGGACGGAGTTGAGGCAGGCCGAGAAATTGACTGCTCGCAAAAAGAAAGTACAAGTTCGTGGAAAAGCTGCGCGACAAGAGAACAAGCTCGCAGAAGTAAATTGA
- a CDS encoding HAD-IIB family hydrolase yields MLHDNKMPFTQYGRELQNLTATYSAAMGADVSRLKAAIAGACESSVIGVGSGGSFTVASLLCNLHEAYTGRVSRPSTPLEIICNPTLAASSPVFLISAEGKNPDIVEAMQRARRHSARPVHVVTNRADSPLMHQVEQLTDVSTHVYELAEKDGYLATNSLLLDAVLFARAYGELNQTRDHLPAQFSDLRIGTQTLEDWVAEAQSFVVECVSRGAVTVIYSPLLKPIAADLESKLSEAALLHTQFTDLRSYAHGRHLWLANRSQDCAVIALTEPSLGDLWGSMKTFFPSDVPTLTMGLAGATPRDLIAGLVAQMYLVSAIANCLGQDPGRPVVPQFGRELYYIKLQDVIPVPVEEVDGIERSKYEVLGARWPSPCNHGSMRRAKDEFIYSLEKQRFRAVVFDYDGTLSSSQRTDSTPPKAILDHLERLVRSGVVVGIASGRGGSVQECLEKCLPNEVLKGIQLGLYNGGSLADAATTPVKQQETSEFLSHVTRIIVRLKALGVPIHEHKTTHPYQVSVRFREGLPTDNMWFVVADALRQAGLDLSSMVKSKHSVDILAAGITKSRLIAHIIQNFKIDPYEILTLGDQGAWPGNDSALLEHRFSLSVDVPSRRLDRGWKLAPPHRRDVDASLWYLERLIEDGAGAFAVRLSLPTQTGSSDYA; encoded by the coding sequence ATGCTTCACGACAACAAAATGCCGTTCACCCAATACGGCCGTGAACTGCAAAATCTGACTGCGACCTACAGTGCTGCCATGGGGGCGGATGTATCGCGCCTCAAGGCGGCCATTGCTGGCGCCTGCGAATCCAGCGTCATCGGCGTGGGGTCAGGAGGTTCATTTACGGTGGCCTCACTGCTGTGTAACCTCCATGAAGCCTATACCGGGCGAGTCTCCCGGCCTTCGACACCGTTGGAAATTATTTGTAATCCGACGCTCGCCGCCTCCAGCCCTGTATTTCTTATTTCCGCCGAGGGCAAAAATCCGGACATCGTTGAAGCGATGCAGCGCGCCCGCCGGCATAGCGCTCGACCTGTACATGTGGTGACTAACCGCGCCGACTCTCCTTTGATGCACCAGGTCGAACAGTTGACGGACGTCAGTACTCATGTCTACGAACTTGCCGAAAAAGATGGGTATCTCGCGACGAACAGTTTGCTGCTAGATGCCGTGTTGTTCGCTCGTGCATACGGTGAGTTGAATCAAACTCGGGATCACTTGCCAGCCCAGTTTTCTGATCTTCGGATTGGCACGCAGACGTTGGAGGATTGGGTGGCGGAAGCGCAGTCATTCGTAGTTGAATGCGTTTCACGTGGCGCTGTAACCGTAATCTATTCGCCGCTGTTGAAGCCTATCGCTGCTGACCTGGAATCAAAGCTGTCAGAGGCAGCATTGCTACATACCCAATTTACGGATCTAAGGTCGTACGCGCACGGCAGGCATCTTTGGCTTGCCAATCGGTCTCAAGACTGTGCGGTTATTGCACTTACTGAACCGTCACTCGGTGACCTTTGGGGGAGCATGAAGACGTTCTTCCCTAGCGATGTGCCAACGCTGACCATGGGACTTGCAGGCGCTACGCCACGCGACCTGATAGCAGGCCTAGTGGCGCAAATGTACCTCGTCTCAGCGATCGCCAATTGCCTTGGCCAAGATCCGGGCAGGCCTGTGGTTCCCCAGTTCGGCCGCGAACTGTATTACATCAAGCTTCAGGATGTTATTCCCGTCCCTGTAGAAGAAGTGGACGGCATAGAGCGATCTAAGTACGAAGTGCTTGGCGCAAGATGGCCATCTCCATGCAATCACGGCTCGATGCGCAGGGCCAAAGATGAGTTCATCTATTCGCTGGAGAAGCAGCGCTTTCGTGCTGTCGTCTTCGACTATGATGGCACGTTAAGCAGTTCACAGAGAACTGACAGCACTCCTCCTAAAGCCATTCTTGATCATCTGGAACGGCTCGTCCGGTCGGGAGTTGTAGTCGGCATCGCATCAGGCCGCGGAGGATCTGTACAGGAGTGCTTGGAGAAGTGTCTGCCCAACGAAGTATTGAAGGGAATTCAGCTTGGCCTCTACAACGGCGGCTCACTGGCAGATGCAGCGACCACGCCTGTCAAACAACAGGAGACCAGTGAATTCCTTAGCCACGTCACGCGAATCATCGTGCGCCTAAAGGCTCTCGGCGTGCCAATCCACGAACACAAGACTACTCACCCCTACCAAGTTAGCGTTCGATTTCGAGAGGGCCTGCCAACGGACAACATGTGGTTCGTCGTGGCTGACGCACTGCGTCAGGCTGGTCTTGATCTCTCCAGCATGGTTAAGAGCAAACATTCGGTCGACATACTGGCTGCCGGAATCACCAAGTCACGGCTCATCGCGCACATCATCCAGAATTTCAAGATCGACCCTTATGAGATTTTGACGCTGGGGGACCAAGGTGCGTGGCCCGGTAACGATTCCGCACTTCTCGAGCACAGGTTCTCACTTAGTGTGGACGTTCCATCGCGCAGGCTCGATCGCGGTTGGAAGCTTGCACCGCCTCATCGACGTGATGTGGATGCCTCGCTCTGGTATCTGGAACGTCTCATCGAAGACGGTGCGGGAGCTTTTGCTGTGCGCCTTTCGCTGCCAACCCAAACTGGGTCATCCGACTATGCATGA